CCCGGCACGCTGGAGGCGATGGGCCTCGCGCCCGAGGTTCTGCTGTCCCTCAACCCGCGCCTCGTCGTCGTTCGGATCTCGGGCTATGGGCAGACCGGGCCCTACCGCGGCCGGCCGGGCTACGGCACGCTGGTCGAGGGGCTCTCCGGCCTAGCCACCCGCCTCGGCTTCGAGGATCGGCCGCCGATCCTTCCTCCGCTCGCCCTGTCGGACCTGGTGTGCGGCATCTACGGCGCCTACGCGACGATGGTCGCCGTCCAGGCCCGCTCGCCCGGCGGTGGCGGCCAGGTGATCGACCTCAGCCTCCTCGAGACCACGATGACCCTGCTCGGCCCGCAGGCGGAGACCTTCCGGCAGACCGGACGGCTGCCGCGCCGCGACGGCAGCCGCTCCGAAATCGCCTGCCCCCGGAACGTCTTCCGCACGCGGGACGGGCGCTGGGTGTCGCTGTCGGCGCCGATGCAGTCCATGGTCGAACGCCTGTTCCGGGCGATCGGCCGGGCCGACATGATCGACGACCCCCGCTTCGCCACCAATGCCGCGCGCCTCGACAATGCCGACGCCTGCGAGGGGCCGATCGCCGATTTCATCGCCGCGCGCGACCTCGATGACGCCCTCGCCTTCTTCGACGCGGCGAGCGTCACCGTCGCGCCGGTCTACGATGTGGATCAGGTCGTCGCCGATCCGCACGTCCTGGAGCGCGAGGCGGTCGTCGACCTGCCGGATGCGGACTTGGGGCGGATCGCGATGCACAACATCGTCCCGCGCCTGTCGGATACGGCGGGCACCTTCCGCACGCCCGCGCCGGGCCATGGCGAGCACAGCCGCGAGGTGCTGACGGCGCTCGGCTTCGACGCCGGCGAGATCGATCGGATGGCGCGGGAGGGCGTCGTCCTCGCGCCGCTCGCTCCGGATCGCAGCGGGGTCGCGGCGCAATGACCGCCGACGAGCCGCCGCTGTGGCGTTCGCTCCTCTACGTGCCGGTCACGTCGGAGCGCTTCGTCGCCGGCGCGGGCCGGCGGGGCGCGGACGCCGTCATCCTCGATCTGGAGGATTCCATCCCGCCCGACCGCAAGGCCGCGGCGCGGGCCGCGTTGCCCGGCGCCGTCGACGCGCTGGCGGGCTGCGGCAGCGACATCGTCGTGCGGGTGAACGCGGAGTTGCGGCACCTGGCGGCGGACATCGAGGCGGCCGTGCGTCCCGGTGTGGATGCCTTGTGTCTGCCCAAGGTCCGCTCGGCCGACCATGTGCGGCTGATCGCAGAACTGGTGGACGCGCTGGAGCGTGAACGAGAGCTGCCGGCCGGGCGCATCTCCTTCATCGTCCTGATCGAGACGCTGGACGCGCTGGGCGCGGCGGGCGCCATCGCCGCGGCGCACGCGCGCGTCGCGGCGCTGAGCCTGGGCGACGAGGATTTCGCCACCGACGCCGGGATCGCGGCCTGTGAGGCGACGCTCGCCGGACCCAAGCAAGCGGTCGTCTTCGCCGCGCACCGGCACCGCCGGCTGGCGCTCGGCACGCTCGACACCATCGCCGACTTCGGCGACGTCGACGGGTACGCCGCGCTGGCCGCCCGCTCCCGGCGCTTCGGCTTCGACGGCGCGCCCTGCATCCACCCCACCCAGGTCGCTCCGCTCAACGCCGCCTTCACGCCGAGCGCGGACGAAGCCGCCGAGGCCGACGCCGTCCTCGCCGCGTTCGCCGCGGCGGCCCGCGAGGGACGCGGCGCCGTCGCCGCCGGCGGACGCATGATCGACGCGCCCGCGGTGGTCCGCGCCCGCGCCGTCCAGGATCGCCTGAGGCGTATCGGCCGGAAGGCCGACGCCCCGCGATGACACGCCACCATCGTCCACACCCGATCAGGAGATCACATTGAGGATCGAGACGTTGATGCAGCTGCCGGCCGCGACGGCCCTAGCCCTGGGCCTGGCCTTCGCCGTGCCCGCCCACGCCGACACGCTTGCCGAGGTCCAGGAGGCCGGCAAGCTCGTGGTCGCCACCGAGATGCAATTCCCGCCGTTCGACTTCATGGTGAACGGTGAGTACACCGGCGTCGACAAGGATCTGCTCGACGAGGTCGGCAAGGAGCTGGGCGTCGAGATGGAGTACGTCGACCTGCCGTGGACCAGCGTTCTGCCGGGTCTGGAAGCGGGCAAGTACGACTTCGTCGGCGCCCCGCTCAACGCCTCCCAGGCGCGCCTGGAGCGCTACGCCTTCTCGAGCCCGATCGCCTACTCGGGCAACGCCTTCGTGAAGCGCAAAGGCAACGACGAGATCACCGGTCCGGAGAGCCTCGCCGGCAAGACCGTCGGCGTCATCAAGGCCAGCTCCACGTTGAAGCAGGTCACCGCCTACTCCGAGACCCTCCCGGAGCCGATCGAGGTCCGCGAATATTCCGACATGCTGGGCGTCTACGCCGACGTCGCCAACGGCCGGATCGATGCCGGCGCCTCCTCGGTGCCCAACGTCTCCTACGCGTCGGTCCAGCGCCCCGACCAGCTGGAGGTCGTCCAGCCGCCGTTCGGCCAGCCGAACTATTATGGCTGGGTGACGCGCAAGGATCCGGCGGACGCCAGCCTCATCGAGGCGATCTCGGCCGCGCTCGAGACCATGAAGGAAGACGGCCGCATGGCCGAGATCCAGATGAAGTGGTTCGGTCAGACCGAGGACCTGCCCGACACGATGCCGGATCCGGGGTTCTGATCCCCGCGATCCCGTCCTGACCGACCGACAGGTGCCGCGCCGATGAACACACAAGACTGGCAGACCGCGATCCCGTTCCTTCTGGAGGGTCTCGGCGTCACGCTCTACGTGTCGTTGGCGGGCACGGCGCTCGGCTGCGTCATCGGCCTGGCGGTCGCTGCTATGCGGGGCGGCCCGGTGCTGCCCCTGTCGCTGCTGGCGCGGGTCTATGTGAGTTTCTTCCGCGGCGTGCCGCTGCTGGTGCAGATGCTCCTGTTCTACAATTTCCTGCCCTTCGTCGGCATCGACCTGTCGGCCCCGGCCTCGGCCATCGGCGCGCTGGGGCTCGTCGGCGGTGCCTATATCGCCGAGATCCTGCGCGGCGCGCGGGCGGCGATCCCCGGCGGGCAGGTCGAGGCGGCGCGGGCCTTCGGCTATGCGCCGGTCACGATCTGGCGAACGATCCTGCTGCCGCAGATGGTGCGCATCGCGATGCCGGCCATCACCAGCGAGTTCATCCTGCTGGTGAAGGCGTCCTCGCTGATCTCCGTGGTGGGGCTGGCGGAGCTGACGCGCGTGGCCCAGGGGTTCGCGGCGTCGACCTTCCGGCCGATGGAGTTCTACCTCGCCGCCGCGGCGCTCTACCTCGTCACCAATCTCCTCGTCGCCGCCGGTGGGCGCGCGATCGAGCGCAAATTCTCCCGCGGGGCCGCCTGAGATGAACCTCGACCCCGGCGTCGTCGTCGCCTACCTGCCGGCAATCGGCCACGGGCTGCTGCTGACCCTCTTCGCGTGGATCGTCTCCTCGGTCCTGGGGATCGCCCTGGGGTTGGGGCTGGCGCTGGCGGGCGGCTCACGCCTCGCGCCGCTGCGCTGGACCGTCCGCGGCTATATCGAACTCATGCGCTGCACGCCGATCCTGGTGCAGCTCCTCCTCGTCTACGGCGGCGGCCCGTCCATCGGGCTGTTCCTGGAGCCGATGGAGGCCGGGATCCTGGTGCTCACCGCCCACGGCGCGGCCTACTTCGCGGAGATCTTCCGTGGCGGCTTCGCGGCCGTGCCGGCGGGGCAGGTCGAGGCGGCGCACAGCCTGGGCATGCATCCGCTGGCGATCCTGCGGCGGGTGACGCTGCCGATCGCCCTCACGGCGGCCCTGCCGGGGATGATCAACATGATCATCAACGTGTGCAAGGAGACGGCGGTCCTGTCGATCATCACCGTCCCGGAGCTGACCTTCGAGGTTCAGAAGATGTCGATCGAGACGTTCGCGGCATTCGAGGCCATCTTCATGCTCGCGGTCGGCTACTGGGTGCTGGTCGAGCTGTTCTCGGTCGTCGGCCGCGCCGTCGAGGTCCGCATCAACCGACACTTGACCCTGAAGGAAGCGTGATGAGCGCCTGCGTCGTCGAAATCTCCGGCCTGGCCAAGAGCTTCGGGCAGACCGAGGTTCTGCGGGACATCGATCTCACGGTGAACCGTTCGGAGGTGGTGTGCCTGATCGGCCCGAGCGGCTCGGGCAAGAGCACGCTGCTGCGCTGCATCAACTTCCTCGAGCCGTACAATCGCGGCACGGTGAAGATCAACGGCCGGACCATCGGCTATGTCGACCGCGGCGGGCGGCGCAAGCCGATGTCCGCGCGCCAGCTGCGGGGCGAGCGGCGCAACATCGGAATGGTGTTCCAGCAGTTCAACCTGTGGCCGCACATGACCGCGACCGAGAACGTCGCCGAGCCGCTCATCCGCGTCAAAGGCGTGGCGAAGGCGGCGGCGATGGAGAAGGCGGGGGCGCTGCTCGCCCGCGTCGGCCTCGCCGAGCGGGCCGCCGCCTTTCCGAGCAACCTGTCCGGCGGCCAGCAGCAGCGCGTGGCGATCGCTCGCGCGCTGTCGATGGATCCCGAGCTGATGCTGTTCGACGAGCCGACCTCCGCGCTCGACCCCGAGCTGGTCGGCGAGGTGCTCGAAGTCATGCGCGACCTGGCGCGCGAGGGCATGACGATGGTGGTCGTCACCCACGAGATGGGCTTCGCCGCCAACGCGGCCGACCGGGTGGCCTTCCTCGACGGGGGGCGCATCGTCCAGTGCGGCACCCCGCAGGCGGTGTTGAAGGACAGCACGGAGCCGCGGGTGCGGCAGTTCCTGAAGACCTACCATGCCCGCAACGACTTCTAGGACGCCCGCGCCGTGACCCCGATCGTCCTGGCGCCGGACGCCACGCCCGCCGACCTCGACCTGGAGCGTGCGGCCGCCGCCGGTGCGCTCGCTTTCCGCCACTTCAACGAGACCGACCCGGCCGGCATCCCGGACGAGGCGTGGCGCGGCTGCGACGCCGTCCTCAAGTGGAAGTCGATGCAGCTGACGGCGGAGGTGATCGCCAAGCTGGAGCGGTGCCGCTTCATCGTGCGCGTCGGCGTCGGGACCGACAATATCGATATCGACGCGGCCCGCGCGTGCGGCATCCCGGTGGCCAACGTGCCCAACTACGGCACAACCGAGGTGGCGGACCACGGCATGGCGCTGCTCCTGTCGCTGGCGCGCGGCATCGAGCCGTATCAGACGCGATTGCGGGCCGACCTGGTGAACGGGTCCGTCTCCACCGGGGTGCCGACGGTGCGGCGCTTGCGGGGGGCGGTTTTCGGTTGCGTCGGGCTGGGGCGTATCGGCAGTGCCATGGCGCGCCGGGCCCGCGGGTTCGACATGGACGTCGTCTACTTCGATCCGGCGCTGCCGTCCGGGCACGAGCTGGGCGCCGGCCTCCGGCGTGCACGAGACCTCGACTCGCTGCTGGCGGAGGCGGACGTGGTCAGCCTGCATGCGCCGCTGACCGAGGCGACGCGCGGGCTCATGAACGCCGCCCGCTTCGCGGCGATGAAGCCGGGGGCGACCCTCGTCAACATCGCCCGCGGCCCGCTCGTCGACCTCGATGCGCTGGAGGGGGCGCTGCGGTCCGGCCACCTCGCGGCGGCGGGGCTCGACGTGCTTCCGGAGGAGCCGCCCACCGGCGGCCACCCGCTGCTGACGGCGTGGCAGAACCGCGAGCCGTGGCTCGACGGCCGCCTCGCCGTGACGCCGGATGCGGCCTACTTCTCCGCCGCCAGCTACCGGGACATGCGCACCTTCTCGGTCGAGACGCTGCGCGCCGGCCTGCTGCACGGCGAGTTCCGCGACGTGGTGAACCCCGGCTGGGAGGCGTACCGCAGGGCCTGACCGAGCACCGGCCGCGCTCGCCCCGCGGCGACCGGCGGCCCCACTCCGGGGCGGCCGGGTCGCGCACAGCTCACGTCAGGCAGGGGTCACGCCCGCACACGCCGCCTCATTCGCCCAGGATCGCGGGCAGCTTGAGGCCCTTCTCGCGCGCGCAGTCGATGGCGATCTGGTATCCGGCGTCGGCGTGGCGCATGACGCCCGTCGCCGGGTCGTTCCACAGGACGCGGGCGAGGCGGCGGTCGGCGTCCGCGGTGCCGTCGCAGCAGATCACCATGCCGGAGTGCTGCGAGAAGCCCATGCCCACGCCGCCGCCGTGGTGCAGCGACACCCACGTCGCGCCGGACGCGGTGTTGAGGAGGGCGTTCAGCAGCGGCCAGTCGCTCACCGCGTCCGAGCCGTCCTTCATCGCCTCCGTCTCGCGGTTGGGGGAGGCGACGGAGCCCGAATCGAGGTGGTCGCGGCCGATCACGATGGGCGCCTTCAGCTCGCCCGTGCGCACCATCTCGTTGAAGGCCAGGCCGAGACGGTGGCGCTCGCCGAGCCCGACCCAACAGATGCGCGCCGGCAGCCCCTGGAAGGCGATGCGCTCGCGCGCCATGTCGAGCCAGTTGTGAAGGTGCTCGTCGTGCGGCAGCAGCTCCTTCACCTTGGCGTCGGTCTTGTAGATGTCCTCCGGGTCGCCCGACAGCGCGGCCCAGCGGAACGGCCCGACGCCACGGCAGAATAGGGGGCGGATGTAGGCCGGCACGAAGCCGGGGAAGGCGAAGGCGTTGTCGAGCCCTTCCTCCTTGGCGACCTGGCGGATGTTGTTGCCGTAGTCCAGCGTCGGCACGCCGGCGTTCCAGAAGTCCACCATCGCTTTGACGTGCACCTTCATCGACGCGCGGGCCGCGGCCTCGACCGCCTTGGGGTCCGTCTCCTGACGGGCGCGCCACTCGCCGACCGTCCAGCCGGCCGGCAGGTAGCCGTGGATGGGGTCGTGGGCCGACGTCTGGTCGGTGACGATGTCCGGCTCGACGCCGCGGGCGACGAGCGCGGGGAAGATCTCGGCGGCGTTGCCGATGAGGCCGACGGACTTCGCTTCGCCGGCCGCGGTCCAGGCGGCGATCATCTCCAGCGCCTCGTCCAGCGTGTGTGCCTTGGCGTCGAGGTAGCGGGTGCGCAGGCGGAAATCGACGCGGGTCTCGTCGCACTCGACGGCGAGGCAGCAGGCTCCGGCCATCACCGCCGCCAGCGGTTGCGCGCCGCCCATGCCGCCGAGCCCGCCGGTCAGGATCCAGCGGCCGGTGAGGTCGCCGTCATAATGCTGCCGCCCGGCCTCCACGAAGGTCTCGTAGGTGCCCTGCACGATGCCCTGGGTGCCGATGTAGATCCACGAGCCGGCGGTCATCTGCCCGTACATGGCGAGGCCGCGCCGATCGAGTTCGTTGAAGTGCTCCCACGTCGCCCAATGCGGCACCAGGTTGGAGTTGGCGATGAGGACGCGCGGCGCGTCGGCATGGGTCCTGAACACGCCGACCGGCTTGCCGGACTGCACCAGCAACGTTTCGTCGTCCTCCAGCGTCTTCAGGCTGGCGACGATGCGGTCGAAGTCGTCCCAGGTGCGGGCGGCCCGGCCGATGCCGCCGTAGACGACCAGCTCGTGCGGTCGCTCGGCGACCTCCGCGTCGAGGTTGTTCATGAGCATCCGCAGCGGCGCCTCGGTCAGCCAGCTCTTGGCGTTGAGGGTCGTGCCGCGGGGGGCGGTGACGTCGCGTGTGTTGTGGCGGGGGTCAGCCATCGGCCCTGTCTCTCGCTGTCATGGTGTCTGTCGCCGTCGTCGTGGTGGGAGCGAGCAGCGCCGGCCGCTCCGGGATGAATGTCACAGGGGCGCGTCGTCGCCCGGCCCCGGCCGGCGCGCCGCCGCATCCGGAGCGGGGCGGCGCCACGCGGCTCGCGGCCGTGGTCACGCGCCGTCCAGCGTGACACGGCACTCGGCGCCGACGCTAGCCACGAGGCGCCCGTCGGCGACGAGCGCGCCGGCGGCCTCGAGGTCCGGGGCCAGGTAGCGGTCGACGTCGAGCGTGGGAACGCTGGCGCGCAGCACTGCGATCGCCTTGGTCAGCTCCGGGCTGGTGGCGAGCGGGGCGCGGAACTCGACCCCCTGCGCCGCGGTGACGGCCTCGATCCCGATGATGGCGAAGAGGTTCGCCGTCATCGCCAACAACCGCCGCGCGCCGTGGCAGGCCATGGATACGTGGTCCTCCTGGTTGGCCGACGTCGGCGTGGAATCCACCGAGGCCGGGTGCGCCATCTGCTTGTTCTCGCTCATCAGCGCCGCCGACGTGACCTCGGCGATCATCAGGCCGGAGTTCAGCCCCGGCGCCTTGGCCAGGAAGGCCGGCAGCCCGTAGGAGAGGGCCGGGTCGACCAGCAGCGCGATGCGCCGCTGCGCGATGGCGCCGATCTCGCAGACCGCCAGGGCGATCTGGTCGGCCGCGAAGGCGACCGGCTCGGCGTGGAAGTTGCCGCCCGAGACGACGCTGTCGTCGGACAGGACGAGCGGGTTGTCGGTCACGGCATTCGCCTCGACGACGAGGGTGCGCGCCGCGTTGCGCAGGAGGTCGAGGCAGGCTCCGTCCACCTGGGGCTGGCAGCGGATGCAGTAGGGATCCTGCACGCGCTCGTCTCCCTCGATGTGGCTTTCGCGGATGGCGGAGCCGGCGAGCAGGGCCCGCAACGCGGCGGCGGTGTCGATCTGCCCCTGATGGCCGCGCAGGGTGTGGATCTCGGCGACGAAGGGGGCGGAGGAGCCCATCGCCGCATCGGTCGACATCGCGCCGGTGACGAGGGCGGCCTGTGCCGCGCGGTGGGCGCGCAACAGCCCTGCCAGCGCCAGCGCGGTGGAGACCTGCGTGCCGTTGATCAGGGCGAGGCCCTCCTTGGCGGCGAGGACCACCGGTTCGAGGCCGGCGCGCTCCAGCGCCACGCGGCCGGGGAGGCGCTCGGCGTTCACCACCGCCTCGCCCTCGCCCATCATCACGGCCGCGAGGTGGGCGAGAGGTGCCAGATCGCCCGACGCGCCGACCGAGCCCTTCTCCGGGATGACGGGGATCACGCCGCGCGCCAGCATGGCCTCGACGAGGCGGACGAGTTCCAGCCGCACGCCCGACGCGCCACGGCCGAGCGAGATGAGCTTCAGCGCCATGACGAGCCGCACGACGTCCTCGCCCAGCGGCGCGCCGACGCCGCAGCAGTGGGAGAGAATGAGATTGCGCTGCAGCGTGGCGGTGTCCGCGGCGTCGATGGTGATGGAGGCGAGCTTGCCGAACCCGGTGTTCACCCCGTAGACGGGCGCGTTTCCGGCGGCGATCGCGGCGATCCGCGCGGCGGCCCGCTCGATGCCGGCGTCGAAGGCCGGGTCCAGGCGGGCGGGCACGCCGTCCCAGTACAGGGTGGCGAGGTCGCGGAGGGTGACGTCGCCGGGGCGCAGGACGAGACTCATGGGCGCGGCTCCAGGGTGTTGTCCGCGACGCCACGCACGACGCGGGCCGCGAGCGGGTTGTATCCGATGCGGTAGACCAGCTCGGCGGGCTCGGTCACGTCCCAGAGGCAGAAGTCGGCCGCCTTTCCGGCCGTCAGCGTGCCGACGCTGTCTTGGAGGCCGAGCGCACGGGCCGCCTCGCGGGTGAGGCCGGCGATGCACTCGTCCACTGTCAGGCCGAAGAAGGTCGCCGCCATGTTCATGGTGAGCAGCGGGGAGGTCAGCGGCGAGGAGCCGGGGTTGTTGTCGGTGGCGATGGCGATGGCTGTGCCGGCCTCGCGCAGGGTCGCGACCGGAGGCTTGCGCGTCTCGCGCAGGACGTAGAAGGCGCCCGGCAGCAGGACGGCGACGGTGCCGGCCTGCGCCATCGCGGCGGCGCCCGCGGCGTTCAGATATTCGAGGTGATCCGCCGACAGGGCACCGTAGCGGGCCGCCAGCGCACCGCCCTCCAGGTCGGAGAGCTGGTCGGCGTGCAGTTTGACGGGGAGGCCCAGGCGCGCCGCGGCGTCGAACACGCGGGCGATCTCGCCCGGCGAAAAGGCGATCCCCTCGCAGAACCCGTCGACGGCGTCGGCGAGCCCCTCGGCGTGGGCGGCCTCGAGGCCCGGGATCACCACATCGTCGACGAAGGCGCCGGCGCGGCCGCGATAGTCCGCCGGCACCGCGTGGGCGCCGAGGTAGGATGTGACGACGGTGACGCCTTCGTCGCCGAGCCGCCGCGCCGCACGCAGCATCTTCAGCTCGTCCGCCACAGTGAGGCCATAGCCCGACTTCACCTCCACGGTGGTCACGCCCTCGGCCTTCAGCGCCGCGAGGCGGGGGAGGCTCTCGGCGACGAGCTGGTCCTCGCCGGCGGCCCGCACGTCGGTGACGGTGGAGACGATGCCGCCGCCCGCCCGCGCGATCTCCTCGTAGGAGGCGCCCGCCAGACGCATCTGGAACTCGCGCGCACGGTGGCCGGCGTGGACCAGATGGGTGTGGCAGTCGATGAAGCCGGGCGTCGCCAGGCGGCCGGCGCAGTCCACCTCCCGCGCATCGGCCGCGAGATCCGGCGGCAGGTCCGCCGCGGCGCCGGCATAGCGGATCCTGCCGCCCCGCACCGCGATCGCCCCGTCCGCGACCTCGCCGAGGCCGTCACGGTCCGGGTCGAGAGTGGCGAGGCGCGCGTTGCGCCAGATCCGATCGCCTTGTGCCATGCAGGTTGCCTCGCGTTTTGAGGTTATGTATATACTTATTGGCAGATCGAGCAAGCGTCATGCTGCCCGTTTCGTCCCGTTTCGCGAAGGGGAGACCAAATGGCCGTCATCCACGCCCGGCACGCGCTTCTGCCGTCCGGACTGGCCTGCAATGTGCGGCTGACGCTGTCCGCGGGCACGATCGCGACGGTCGAAACCGGGGCGGCGC
This portion of the Acuticoccus sp. I52.16.1 genome encodes:
- a CDS encoding CaiB/BaiF CoA-transferase family protein, translated to MFASKSFTPDATGPLHGLKVLDLSRLVAGNMLSLQLADFGADVLKVEGVANADPLRDWMVDGQSLFWKVYCRNKRSLAVDLRQEAGMAVLTRLIAEADVLIENFRPGTLEAMGLAPEVLLSLNPRLVVVRISGYGQTGPYRGRPGYGTLVEGLSGLATRLGFEDRPPILPPLALSDLVCGIYGAYATMVAVQARSPGGGGQVIDLSLLETTMTLLGPQAETFRQTGRLPRRDGSRSEIACPRNVFRTRDGRWVSLSAPMQSMVERLFRAIGRADMIDDPRFATNAARLDNADACEGPIADFIAARDLDDALAFFDAASVTVAPVYDVDQVVADPHVLEREAVVDLPDADLGRIAMHNIVPRLSDTAGTFRTPAPGHGEHSREVLTALGFDAGEIDRMAREGVVLAPLAPDRSGVAAQ
- a CDS encoding CoA ester lyase, with translation MTADEPPLWRSLLYVPVTSERFVAGAGRRGADAVILDLEDSIPPDRKAAARAALPGAVDALAGCGSDIVVRVNAELRHLAADIEAAVRPGVDALCLPKVRSADHVRLIAELVDALERERELPAGRISFIVLIETLDALGAAGAIAAAHARVAALSLGDEDFATDAGIAACEATLAGPKQAVVFAAHRHRRLALGTLDTIADFGDVDGYAALAARSRRFGFDGAPCIHPTQVAPLNAAFTPSADEAAEADAVLAAFAAAAREGRGAVAAGGRMIDAPAVVRARAVQDRLRRIGRKADAPR
- a CDS encoding transporter substrate-binding domain-containing protein, whose translation is MRIETLMQLPAATALALGLAFAVPAHADTLAEVQEAGKLVVATEMQFPPFDFMVNGEYTGVDKDLLDEVGKELGVEMEYVDLPWTSVLPGLEAGKYDFVGAPLNASQARLERYAFSSPIAYSGNAFVKRKGNDEITGPESLAGKTVGVIKASSTLKQVTAYSETLPEPIEVREYSDMLGVYADVANGRIDAGASSVPNVSYASVQRPDQLEVVQPPFGQPNYYGWVTRKDPADASLIEAISAALETMKEDGRMAEIQMKWFGQTEDLPDTMPDPGF
- a CDS encoding amino acid ABC transporter permease, with translation MNTQDWQTAIPFLLEGLGVTLYVSLAGTALGCVIGLAVAAMRGGPVLPLSLLARVYVSFFRGVPLLVQMLLFYNFLPFVGIDLSAPASAIGALGLVGGAYIAEILRGARAAIPGGQVEAARAFGYAPVTIWRTILLPQMVRIAMPAITSEFILLVKASSLISVVGLAELTRVAQGFAASTFRPMEFYLAAAALYLVTNLLVAAGGRAIERKFSRGAA
- a CDS encoding amino acid ABC transporter permease; the encoded protein is MNLDPGVVVAYLPAIGHGLLLTLFAWIVSSVLGIALGLGLALAGGSRLAPLRWTVRGYIELMRCTPILVQLLLVYGGGPSIGLFLEPMEAGILVLTAHGAAYFAEIFRGGFAAVPAGQVEAAHSLGMHPLAILRRVTLPIALTAALPGMINMIINVCKETAVLSIITVPELTFEVQKMSIETFAAFEAIFMLAVGYWVLVELFSVVGRAVEVRINRHLTLKEA
- a CDS encoding amino acid ABC transporter ATP-binding protein — its product is MSACVVEISGLAKSFGQTEVLRDIDLTVNRSEVVCLIGPSGSGKSTLLRCINFLEPYNRGTVKINGRTIGYVDRGGRRKPMSARQLRGERRNIGMVFQQFNLWPHMTATENVAEPLIRVKGVAKAAAMEKAGALLARVGLAERAAAFPSNLSGGQQQRVAIARALSMDPELMLFDEPTSALDPELVGEVLEVMRDLAREGMTMVVVTHEMGFAANAADRVAFLDGGRIVQCGTPQAVLKDSTEPRVRQFLKTYHARNDF
- a CDS encoding C-terminal binding protein — translated: MTPIVLAPDATPADLDLERAAAAGALAFRHFNETDPAGIPDEAWRGCDAVLKWKSMQLTAEVIAKLERCRFIVRVGVGTDNIDIDAARACGIPVANVPNYGTTEVADHGMALLLSLARGIEPYQTRLRADLVNGSVSTGVPTVRRLRGAVFGCVGLGRIGSAMARRARGFDMDVVYFDPALPSGHELGAGLRRARDLDSLLAEADVVSLHAPLTEATRGLMNAARFAAMKPGATLVNIARGPLVDLDALEGALRSGHLAAAGLDVLPEEPPTGGHPLLTAWQNREPWLDGRLAVTPDAAYFSAASYRDMRTFSVETLRAGLLHGEFRDVVNPGWEAYRRA
- the hutU gene encoding urocanate hydratase yields the protein MADPRHNTRDVTAPRGTTLNAKSWLTEAPLRMLMNNLDAEVAERPHELVVYGGIGRAARTWDDFDRIVASLKTLEDDETLLVQSGKPVGVFRTHADAPRVLIANSNLVPHWATWEHFNELDRRGLAMYGQMTAGSWIYIGTQGIVQGTYETFVEAGRQHYDGDLTGRWILTGGLGGMGGAQPLAAVMAGACCLAVECDETRVDFRLRTRYLDAKAHTLDEALEMIAAWTAAGEAKSVGLIGNAAEIFPALVARGVEPDIVTDQTSAHDPIHGYLPAGWTVGEWRARQETDPKAVEAAARASMKVHVKAMVDFWNAGVPTLDYGNNIRQVAKEEGLDNAFAFPGFVPAYIRPLFCRGVGPFRWAALSGDPEDIYKTDAKVKELLPHDEHLHNWLDMARERIAFQGLPARICWVGLGERHRLGLAFNEMVRTGELKAPIVIGRDHLDSGSVASPNRETEAMKDGSDAVSDWPLLNALLNTASGATWVSLHHGGGVGMGFSQHSGMVICCDGTADADRRLARVLWNDPATGVMRHADAGYQIAIDCAREKGLKLPAILGE
- the hutH gene encoding histidine ammonia-lyase; translated protein: MSLVLRPGDVTLRDLATLYWDGVPARLDPAFDAGIERAAARIAAIAAGNAPVYGVNTGFGKLASITIDAADTATLQRNLILSHCCGVGAPLGEDVVRLVMALKLISLGRGASGVRLELVRLVEAMLARGVIPVIPEKGSVGASGDLAPLAHLAAVMMGEGEAVVNAERLPGRVALERAGLEPVVLAAKEGLALINGTQVSTALALAGLLRAHRAAQAALVTGAMSTDAAMGSSAPFVAEIHTLRGHQGQIDTAAALRALLAGSAIRESHIEGDERVQDPYCIRCQPQVDGACLDLLRNAARTLVVEANAVTDNPLVLSDDSVVSGGNFHAEPVAFAADQIALAVCEIGAIAQRRIALLVDPALSYGLPAFLAKAPGLNSGLMIAEVTSAALMSENKQMAHPASVDSTPTSANQEDHVSMACHGARRLLAMTANLFAIIGIEAVTAAQGVEFRAPLATSPELTKAIAVLRASVPTLDVDRYLAPDLEAAGALVADGRLVASVGAECRVTLDGA
- the hutI gene encoding imidazolonepropionase, which translates into the protein MAQGDRIWRNARLATLDPDRDGLGEVADGAIAVRGGRIRYAGAAADLPPDLAADAREVDCAGRLATPGFIDCHTHLVHAGHRAREFQMRLAGASYEEIARAGGGIVSTVTDVRAAGEDQLVAESLPRLAALKAEGVTTVEVKSGYGLTVADELKMLRAARRLGDEGVTVVTSYLGAHAVPADYRGRAGAFVDDVVIPGLEAAHAEGLADAVDGFCEGIAFSPGEIARVFDAAARLGLPVKLHADQLSDLEGGALAARYGALSADHLEYLNAAGAAAMAQAGTVAVLLPGAFYVLRETRKPPVATLREAGTAIAIATDNNPGSSPLTSPLLTMNMAATFFGLTVDECIAGLTREAARALGLQDSVGTLTAGKAADFCLWDVTEPAELVYRIGYNPLAARVVRGVADNTLEPRP